Proteins encoded together in one Janthinobacterium tructae window:
- the aceK gene encoding bifunctional isocitrate dehydrogenase kinase/phosphatase, giving the protein MTQIAFPKLLSSQIAFDIARTIRDGFDKHYRLFRETSQHAKRYFEQGAWSAAQTAARERIDFYDKRVQECVQMLEDEYEESELSDEVWRELKLHYIGMLTEHKQPELAETFFNSVCCNILHRTYFNNDYIFVRPVVSTEYIETQDPAPTYRVYYPGKDGLRHTLTRMLRNFQLDCAFADLERDVAQVEARLQQLFGSDRLEPNHQLQVLTSLFYRNKGAYLVGKGINGNREYPFVVPILHNRHGKLVLDTVLFEQQQIAVLFSFTRAYFLVDMEVPSAYVQFLRSLLPRKPRSEIYTILGLQKQGKTLFYRDYLQHLKHSSDHFESAPGIRGLVMLVFALPSFPYVFKVIKDFFPPPKETTRAQVQQKYLLVKHHDRVGRMADTLEYSNVAFPRARFSAELLAELKQFAPSLIEEDQEQIIIRHLYIERRMVPLNMWLSNAEKEGRDDLVEHAIIEYGNAIKELVAANIFPGDMLYKNFGVTRHQRVVFYDYDEIEYITDCQFRVIPQARTEEEEMSAEPWYPIGKHDVFPEQFGTFLLGNPRIRKYFMQHHADLLTAQYWQARKQRIEDGHIEDVFPYPQHLRFCKQSSSSTQPEIQHA; this is encoded by the coding sequence ATGACGCAAATTGCCTTCCCCAAATTGCTCTCTTCCCAGATTGCATTCGATATCGCGCGCACCATCCGCGACGGCTTTGACAAGCATTACCGTCTGTTCCGTGAAACGAGCCAGCACGCCAAGCGGTATTTCGAGCAAGGCGCCTGGAGCGCGGCCCAGACGGCGGCCCGCGAACGCATCGACTTTTATGACAAGCGCGTGCAGGAATGCGTGCAGATGCTCGAAGATGAGTACGAAGAGTCGGAGTTGAGCGACGAAGTGTGGCGCGAACTCAAGCTGCACTACATCGGCATGCTGACGGAGCACAAGCAGCCGGAACTGGCGGAAACCTTCTTCAATTCCGTCTGCTGCAACATCCTGCACCGCACGTATTTCAATAACGACTATATTTTCGTGCGTCCCGTGGTTTCCACGGAATACATCGAAACACAAGACCCGGCGCCCACCTACCGCGTGTACTACCCGGGCAAGGATGGCTTGCGCCACACCCTGACGCGCATGCTGAGGAACTTTCAGCTGGACTGCGCATTTGCCGACCTGGAGCGTGACGTGGCCCAAGTGGAAGCACGCCTGCAGCAGCTGTTCGGCAGCGACAGGCTGGAGCCGAACCACCAGCTCCAGGTCTTGACCAGTTTGTTCTACCGCAACAAAGGCGCCTACCTGGTCGGCAAGGGCATCAACGGCAACCGCGAATACCCGTTTGTCGTGCCGATCCTGCACAACCGCCACGGCAAGCTGGTGCTCGATACGGTGCTGTTCGAGCAGCAGCAGATCGCCGTGCTGTTTTCATTTACGCGTGCGTATTTCCTGGTCGATATGGAAGTGCCGTCGGCCTATGTGCAATTCTTGCGCAGTTTGCTGCCGCGCAAACCGCGCAGCGAAATTTATACGATACTGGGCCTGCAAAAACAGGGCAAGACGCTGTTTTACCGCGACTACCTGCAGCACTTGAAACACTCATCGGACCACTTCGAAAGCGCGCCCGGCATCCGCGGCCTGGTGATGCTGGTGTTTGCCCTGCCGTCGTTTCCGTATGTCTTCAAGGTGATCAAGGATTTTTTCCCGCCGCCCAAGGAAACCACGCGCGCCCAAGTCCAGCAAAAGTATTTGCTGGTGAAACACCACGACCGCGTAGGCCGCATGGCCGACACGCTCGAGTATTCCAACGTGGCCTTTCCCCGCGCCCGCTTTTCTGCGGAACTGCTGGCCGAACTGAAACAGTTCGCTCCCTCGCTGATCGAAGAAGACCAGGAGCAGATCATCATCCGCCATCTGTACATCGAGCGGCGCATGGTACCGCTGAACATGTGGCTGAGCAATGCCGAGAAGGAAGGCCGCGATGACCTGGTGGAGCACGCCATCATCGAGTATGGCAACGCCATCAAGGAGCTGGTCGCAGCGAATATTTTCCCCGGCGACATGCTGTATAAAAACTTTGGCGTGACACGTCATCAGCGTGTCGTTTTTTACGATTATGATGAAATCGAGTACATCACCGATTGCCAGTTCCGCGTCATTCCCCAGGCGCGCACGGAGGAGGAAGAAATGTCGGCCGAACCGTGGTATCCCATCGGCAAGCACGATGTGTTTCCCGAACAATTCGGCACTTTCCTGCTGGGCAATCCGCGCATCCGCAAGTATTTCATGCAGCACCATGCCGACCTGCTGACGGCGCAATACTGGCAGGCGCGCAAGCAGCGCATCGAAGACGGCCATATCGAGGACGTCTTCCCGTATCCGCAGCACCTGCGTTTTTGTAAGCAATCATCATCCTCAACCCAACCGGAGATCCAACATGCATGA
- a CDS encoding acetyl-CoA C-acyltransferase has product MHDPVVIVGAARTPMGAFQGDFSNVTASDLGAVAIRAAVERSGVAPDAVEHVFFGNCLMAGQGQAPARQALRKAGLPDSTGAVTLSKMCGSAMQTTMFAHDTLLAGSADVVVAGGMESMTNAPYLVPKARGGYRIGHGMIYDHMMMDGLEDAYSRDEKGNARSMGTFAEECASQYSFTREAQDAFAIESVKRAQAATKDGSFEWEIVPVTVSGRGGDTIVSIDEGPQKARLEKIPTLKAAFKKDGTITAASSSSINDGAAALVLMRESTAKKLGCTVIAKIHGHATHAQAPNEFTTAPIGAIKKLYAKTGWSSSKVDLFEINEAFAAVPMAAMHDLDIPHSKINIHGGACALGHPIGASGARIIVTLLGALKKTGGKRGVAALCIGGGEATAMAIELV; this is encoded by the coding sequence ATGCATGATCCAGTCGTAATCGTCGGTGCCGCGCGCACCCCCATGGGCGCCTTCCAGGGCGATTTTTCCAACGTCACCGCCAGCGACCTGGGCGCCGTGGCCATCCGCGCCGCCGTCGAACGCTCCGGCGTGGCGCCGGACGCCGTGGAACACGTGTTTTTCGGCAATTGCCTGATGGCCGGCCAAGGCCAGGCGCCCGCGCGCCAAGCCTTGCGCAAGGCGGGCTTGCCCGATTCCACGGGCGCCGTAACCCTGTCGAAAATGTGCGGCTCGGCCATGCAGACGACCATGTTCGCGCATGACACCTTGCTCGCCGGCAGCGCCGACGTCGTGGTGGCGGGCGGCATGGAATCGATGACCAACGCCCCCTACCTGGTGCCGAAGGCGCGCGGCGGCTACCGCATCGGCCACGGCATGATCTATGACCACATGATGATGGATGGCCTGGAAGACGCCTACAGCCGCGATGAAAAGGGTAATGCCCGCTCGATGGGCACGTTTGCCGAAGAGTGCGCCAGCCAGTACAGCTTCACGCGCGAAGCGCAGGATGCGTTTGCCATCGAATCGGTGAAACGCGCGCAAGCGGCCACCAAGGATGGCAGTTTCGAATGGGAAATCGTGCCCGTGACCGTCTCCGGCCGCGGCGGCGACACCATCGTCAGCATCGATGAAGGTCCGCAAAAGGCCCGCCTGGAAAAAATCCCGACCTTGAAAGCGGCGTTCAAGAAGGACGGCACCATCACGGCCGCCTCGTCTTCGTCGATCAACGATGGCGCGGCCGCCCTGGTGCTGATGCGCGAATCGACGGCGAAAAAACTCGGTTGCACCGTCATCGCCAAGATCCACGGCCACGCCACGCACGCGCAGGCGCCGAACGAATTCACCACGGCCCCCATCGGCGCCATCAAGAAGCTGTACGCGAAAACAGGCTGGAGCAGCAGCAAGGTGGACTTGTTCGAGATCAATGAAGCGTTCGCCGCCGTGCCGATGGCCGCCATGCACGACCTCGACATTCCACACAGCAAGATCAACATCCACGGCGGCGCGTGCGCGCTGGGCCACCCGATCGGCGCCTCGGGCGCGCGCATCATCGTCACCCTGCTGGGCGCCCTGAAGAAAACCGGCGGCAAGCGCGGCGTGGCGGCCCTGTGCATCGGCGGCGGCGAAGCGACGGCGATGGCGATCGAACTGGTATAA
- a CDS encoding SDR family oxidoreductase yields MPTALIIGASRGIGHAIVRQYRHDGWRVIATARTPDACDALRELGAEAHQLDVTDVEGCAALGWKLDDEKLDVAILNAGVYGPRHDGFPTQEDFDAVMHTNVLAAMRLLPILAPLVANAKGKLAVLSSHMGSLSERGNPSGSLYRASKAALNSVLIDTALVHGPQGVSCVAFHPGWVRTDMGGAGADISPEESAAGIRATLASLPATDKAVFRNYDGKPIGW; encoded by the coding sequence ATGCCTACCGCATTGATCATCGGCGCCTCGCGCGGCATCGGCCACGCAATCGTCCGTCAGTACCGCCACGATGGCTGGCGTGTCATCGCCACGGCGCGCACGCCGGACGCTTGCGATGCCCTGCGAGAACTTGGTGCGGAAGCGCATCAGCTCGACGTGACGGATGTGGAAGGCTGCGCCGCCCTGGGCTGGAAGCTCGACGATGAAAAGCTCGACGTAGCCATCCTCAACGCGGGCGTGTATGGCCCCCGTCACGACGGTTTCCCCACGCAAGAAGATTTCGATGCCGTCATGCACACGAACGTGCTGGCGGCCATGCGGCTGCTGCCGATCCTGGCGCCGCTGGTGGCCAATGCCAAAGGGAAACTGGCCGTGCTGTCCTCGCACATGGGCTCCCTGAGCGAACGGGGCAACCCCAGCGGTTCGCTGTACCGCGCCAGCAAGGCCGCCTTGAATTCCGTGCTGATCGACACGGCCCTCGTGCATGGCCCGCAAGGCGTCAGTTGCGTCGCCTTCCACCCGGGCTGGGTGCGCACGGACATGGGCGGCGCCGGCGCCGATATTTCCCCGGAAGAAAGCGCAGCCGGCATCCGCGCCACGCTGGCCAGCCTGCCGGCCACGGACAAGGCCGTGTTCCGCAATTACGATGGCAAGCCCATCGGCTGGTAA
- a CDS encoding acyl-CoA dehydrogenase family protein, producing MILNEEQSMIQEALRSFSRERLAPNAARWDKEHHFPKEELQELAALGAFGVAVPEALGGAGLDYVSLALVLEEIAAGDGGTSTIISVNNCPVCSIAMMYANDAQKEQWLRPLAQGAMLGAFCLTEPHTGSDASALRTTATRDGSEYVINGTKQFITSGKYADVAIVMAVTDKAAGKRGISAFWVPTNTPGYIVAGLEQKMGQHSSDTAQILFDNCRIPAENLIGEEGQGYKIALSGLEGGRIGIASQAVGMARAAYEAALQYARERESFGKPIYEHQAVQFRLADMATQIEAARQLIRHAAAMKDAGLPCLKEAAMAKLFASEMAEKVCSDAIQVHGGYGYVSDFPVERIYRDVRVCQIYEGTSDIQKILIARAL from the coding sequence ATGATACTCAATGAAGAACAATCGATGATCCAGGAAGCGCTGCGCAGTTTTTCGCGCGAGCGCCTGGCGCCCAATGCGGCCCGCTGGGACAAGGAACATCATTTCCCCAAGGAAGAATTGCAGGAACTGGCCGCGCTGGGCGCCTTTGGCGTGGCCGTGCCGGAAGCGCTCGGTGGCGCCGGCCTCGACTACGTGTCCTTGGCCCTGGTGCTGGAAGAAATCGCTGCCGGTGATGGCGGCACGTCGACCATCATTTCCGTGAATAATTGCCCCGTATGCAGCATCGCCATGATGTACGCCAACGATGCGCAAAAGGAGCAGTGGCTGCGCCCGCTGGCGCAAGGCGCCATGCTGGGGGCGTTTTGCCTGACGGAACCGCACACGGGCAGCGATGCGTCGGCCCTGCGTACCACGGCCACCCGCGATGGCAGCGAGTACGTCATCAACGGCACGAAACAATTCATTACCAGCGGCAAGTATGCGGACGTGGCCATCGTCATGGCCGTCACCGACAAGGCGGCCGGCAAGCGCGGCATCAGCGCCTTCTGGGTGCCGACGAATACACCCGGCTACATCGTGGCGGGTCTGGAACAGAAAATGGGCCAGCATTCATCGGACACGGCACAGATCCTGTTCGACAACTGCCGCATCCCGGCGGAAAATTTAATAGGCGAAGAAGGACAAGGCTACAAGATCGCCCTGTCCGGCCTGGAAGGCGGACGCATCGGCATCGCTTCACAAGCCGTGGGCATGGCGCGCGCCGCGTATGAAGCGGCCCTGCAGTACGCACGCGAGCGCGAAAGTTTCGGCAAACCCATTTATGAACACCAGGCCGTGCAATTCCGCCTGGCCGACATGGCCACGCAAATCGAAGCGGCGCGCCAGCTGATCCGCCACGCGGCGGCCATGAAGGATGCGGGCTTGCCGTGTTTAAAAGAAGCGGCCATGGCCAAGCTGTTTGCGTCGGAAATGGCGGAAAAAGTCTGCTCGGACGCCATCCAGGTGCACGGCGGCTATGGTTATGTCTCCGATTTCCCCGTCGAGCGCATCTACCGCGACGTGCGCGTATGCCAGATTTACGAGGGCACCAGCGATATCCAGAAAATCCTGATCGCCCGGGCCTTGTAA
- a CDS encoding YihY/virulence factor BrkB family protein, with protein MINRHASTYILSHPLAFVLQVLKGFRANQGLLLAGAVAYYSLLSIVPLLMLVVVALSHVIAQDELLQTIGHYLEWLVPGQSKAIVGEIAHFLDNRGVIGWLLLLTMLFFSSLAFTVLENAMSVIFIHRVAIRRRHFLISAVLPYCYILCLGIGILLITLVAGGLQVMGEESVRFLRHDWGLEGVSGVLLYLLGLGGEILVLSSIYLVMPVGRLSITHALIGGVTAALLWEIARHVLVWYFSTLSQVNVVYGSMTTAIVVMFSLEIGATLLLLGAQVISEYERVARGGEEDKPLALRT; from the coding sequence ATGATCAACCGCCACGCCAGTACCTACATCCTCAGCCATCCGCTGGCCTTCGTGCTGCAGGTGCTGAAGGGTTTTCGCGCCAACCAGGGCTTGCTGCTGGCGGGCGCCGTCGCGTATTACTCGCTGCTGTCCATCGTGCCCCTGCTGATGCTGGTGGTGGTGGCCCTGTCGCACGTGATCGCGCAGGATGAATTGCTGCAAACAATCGGCCATTACCTGGAATGGCTGGTACCGGGACAATCGAAGGCCATCGTGGGCGAGATTGCACACTTTCTCGACAACCGGGGCGTGATCGGCTGGCTGTTGCTGCTGACCATGCTGTTTTTCAGCTCGCTGGCGTTTACCGTGCTGGAAAATGCCATGAGCGTGATCTTTATTCACCGCGTGGCCATCCGCCGCCGCCATTTCCTCATTTCCGCCGTGCTGCCGTACTGCTACATCCTGTGCCTGGGCATCGGTATTTTGCTGATCACCCTGGTGGCGGGCGGCTTGCAGGTGATGGGCGAGGAAAGCGTGCGCTTCTTGCGCCACGACTGGGGCCTGGAAGGCGTGTCCGGCGTGCTGCTGTATCTGCTGGGGCTGGGCGGCGAAATCCTTGTGCTCAGCTCGATTTACCTGGTCATGCCGGTCGGAAGATTATCGATTACGCATGCGCTGATCGGCGGCGTGACGGCGGCCCTGCTGTGGGAAATCGCCCGCCATGTGCTGGTCTGGTATTTTTCCACCTTGTCGCAGGTGAATGTCGTGTATGGCTCGATGACGACGGCCATCGTCGTGATGTTCAGCCTGGAAATCGGCGCCACCCTGCTGCTGCTGGGCGCGCAAGTGATTTCCGAATACGAAAGAGTGGCGCGTGGTGGCGAAGAGGACAAGCCGCTGGCGCTAAGGACTTGA
- a CDS encoding S66 peptidase family protein: MSSQTNFSRRRFGGLLAATLGAAGTPAWAAAQGKGKRMQQQHALIKPARLREGDLVAIIAPGGFTDEDAIAKAQRNIESLGLRASLGANIRAVHGNYAGTVQQRLDDLHAAFRDPEVKAVWAIRGGSGCISLLALLDYALIRANPKVLIGYSDITALHLAIGRQTGLVTFHGPVASSTFSEYTVTQLRNVLMTPQDSYTIPMALENHRRAQTQPNFAIRTVHGGQATGRLTGGNLCMVSALAGTPYAADFREHILFLEEINEVPYRIDRMLCQLDLSVGFNKAAALMLGIFEHCEAAEGDTALSLDATVDQHLQPLRVPAVSGYSFGHIRHQFTLPMGILATLDADRQTLTLLEPAVC, translated from the coding sequence ATGTCCAGTCAGACCAATTTCAGCCGGCGCCGCTTCGGCGGCTTACTGGCCGCCACCTTGGGGGCGGCAGGCACACCGGCATGGGCGGCGGCGCAAGGGAAGGGCAAACGCATGCAACAGCAACACGCATTGATCAAACCGGCGCGCCTGCGCGAAGGCGACCTGGTCGCCATCATCGCACCGGGCGGCTTTACGGATGAGGACGCCATCGCCAAGGCTCAGCGCAATATCGAATCGCTGGGTTTGCGCGCCAGCCTGGGCGCCAACATCCGCGCCGTGCACGGCAACTATGCGGGCACGGTGCAGCAGCGTCTCGACGATCTGCACGCGGCATTCCGCGACCCGGAAGTCAAGGCGGTGTGGGCCATCCGCGGCGGCTCCGGCTGCATTTCGCTGCTGGCGCTGCTCGACTACGCCTTGATCCGCGCCAACCCGAAAGTGCTGATCGGCTATTCCGACATCACGGCCCTGCACCTGGCCATCGGCCGCCAGACGGGCCTGGTGACCTTCCACGGCCCCGTGGCCTCGTCCACGTTTTCCGAGTACACGGTGACGCAGCTGCGTAACGTGCTGATGACGCCGCAAGACAGCTACACGATCCCGATGGCGCTGGAGAATCACCGCCGCGCGCAGACGCAGCCGAATTTCGCCATCCGCACCGTGCATGGCGGCCAGGCGACGGGACGCTTGACGGGCGGCAACCTGTGCATGGTCAGCGCGCTGGCCGGCACGCCGTATGCGGCTGATTTCCGCGAGCACATCCTTTTCCTCGAAGAAATCAATGAAGTGCCGTATCGCATCGACAGGATGTTATGCCAGCTCGACCTGTCCGTGGGCTTCAACAAAGCGGCGGCCTTGATGCTGGGCATTTTCGAGCATTGCGAGGCGGCCGAGGGCGACACTGCGCTGAGCCTCGATGCTACCGTGGACCAGCATTTGCAGCCTTTACGCGTACCGGCCGTCAGCGGCTACTCGTTTGGCCACATCCGCCACCAGTTCACGCTACCGATGGGCATATTGGCGACCCTGGATGCGGACCGGCAAACCTTGACCTTGCTGGAGCCGGCCGTCTGCTAG
- a CDS encoding TonB-dependent receptor, translating into MKLKKLAQLVALMGVVGPVMAQEAAAPAMQRVEVTGSSIKRVAKEGALPVQVITFDQIEKQGITSTEQLVRTLSANGTGADNMTSGNNVFGADADRVSGGASFASLRGLGPSSTLVLLNGRRIATHGASGKSVDLNSIPLGAISRVEILKDGASAIYGTDAIGGVINFILKTNYSGVEASVSTNDTQAGGGATRRASLLAGTGSLESDRYNIMASLTVDKAERLNGSDRSFVNGYQPGRGLSPDTTGTPFANQMAGAGTALGASFQLPGDANKYLQANPLSFQGKCDSIAGMSQYQTALWKDVTSPLRTKYSCAYDYGADYVLQFPVERANLLSRGTFQLAPDHRMFVEVLGSRTKATAILTPMQVQATVANKNLYPVGGAYYQDLSAYIPTFDKTKPISYKWRANDVGNRTQENTTDNARVLVGFEGNFGKWDYKAGISRAESSTKTKLTDGYSYTDKLYAALATGIINPWVGAGQSQTEAAKQLIESTKFRGDFQHGKTTLTQIDGSVSGELFQLPAGALAMAAGFDLRREGYSFGQDVDATQILLAPGNAALKDASRTVKAVYAELLVPVTKDLEMQLAIRRDDYSLVGATTNPKVAFRYQPTDFLLFRGSASKGFLAPSFQQLYSGSLSQELPNGVVDQEGCAKHPGVPEYCAIDRLDYKTGGNTNLKPETSKQGSVGFVIEPFKGYSASFDYWAINTKDRILNRTPQIVLANYQALNQYIHRNPDGTIEYVQAGWINAAGSRVRGLDVGLRGEGKIADAKWTATLDGTYMDSFKFAEYQGQEYQELVGKFYTRDLYLRWKHNASFGVSRGDWSGLLIQSFSSGYKDQVPNNGKGAPPPGFKPDVSSYTTYNLSGTYTGFKNTTITVGIQNLFDRDPPFTAHNVDEVVGAGWDPRVADPRGRSLSFQLKYKFM; encoded by the coding sequence GTGAAATTGAAGAAGCTAGCGCAGTTGGTGGCATTGATGGGGGTGGTGGGGCCGGTGATGGCACAGGAAGCAGCGGCGCCAGCGATGCAACGGGTCGAAGTGACTGGCAGCAGCATCAAGCGCGTGGCCAAGGAAGGCGCGCTGCCAGTGCAAGTCATCACGTTTGACCAGATCGAAAAACAGGGCATCACGTCGACCGAGCAACTGGTGCGCACCCTGTCGGCCAACGGCACGGGCGCCGATAACATGACTTCGGGCAATAACGTGTTTGGTGCCGATGCCGACCGCGTCAGTGGCGGCGCCTCGTTCGCCTCGCTGCGCGGCCTGGGACCGTCGAGCACGCTGGTGCTGTTGAACGGCCGCCGCATCGCCACGCACGGCGCCAGCGGCAAGTCGGTCGACCTGAACTCGATACCGCTCGGTGCAATCTCGCGCGTGGAAATCCTCAAGGATGGTGCCTCGGCCATCTACGGCACGGACGCTATCGGCGGCGTGATCAATTTCATTCTGAAAACTAATTACAGCGGCGTGGAAGCGTCCGTCTCCACCAACGACACGCAAGCGGGCGGCGGCGCCACGCGCCGCGCTTCCCTCCTGGCCGGCACGGGTTCGCTGGAATCAGACCGCTACAACATCATGGCCAGCCTGACCGTCGACAAGGCCGAGCGCCTGAACGGCAGCGACCGCTCCTTCGTGAATGGCTACCAGCCGGGCCGCGGCCTGTCGCCCGATACCACGGGCACGCCGTTTGCCAACCAGATGGCGGGTGCCGGCACGGCGCTGGGCGCCTCGTTCCAGCTGCCTGGCGATGCGAATAAATACCTGCAAGCCAATCCGCTGAGCTTCCAGGGCAAGTGCGACAGCATCGCCGGCATGTCGCAGTACCAGACGGCGCTGTGGAAAGACGTGACCTCACCGCTGCGCACCAAGTATTCCTGCGCGTACGACTATGGCGCCGACTATGTGCTGCAATTCCCTGTTGAACGGGCCAATCTGCTGTCGCGCGGCACCTTCCAGCTGGCGCCCGACCACCGCATGTTTGTCGAAGTACTCGGTTCGCGCACCAAGGCCACGGCCATTTTGACGCCGATGCAGGTGCAGGCGACCGTCGCCAACAAGAATTTGTATCCGGTCGGCGGCGCGTATTACCAGGACCTCTCGGCCTATATCCCTACCTTCGACAAGACCAAGCCGATTTCCTATAAATGGCGCGCGAATGACGTGGGCAACCGCACGCAGGAAAACACCACCGACAATGCCCGCGTGCTGGTGGGCTTTGAAGGCAACTTCGGCAAGTGGGATTACAAGGCCGGTATTTCGCGCGCCGAGAGCAGCACCAAGACCAAGCTGACGGATGGTTATTCCTACACGGACAAGCTGTACGCGGCCCTGGCCACGGGCATCATCAATCCGTGGGTGGGCGCCGGCCAGAGCCAGACGGAAGCGGCCAAGCAATTGATCGAATCGACCAAGTTCCGTGGCGACTTCCAGCACGGCAAGACGACCCTGACGCAGATCGACGGTTCCGTTTCGGGCGAACTGTTCCAGCTGCCGGCCGGTGCGCTGGCCATGGCGGCCGGCTTTGACTTGCGCCGCGAAGGTTATAGCTTCGGGCAAGACGTCGACGCCACCCAGATCCTGCTGGCGCCGGGCAATGCCGCATTAAAAGATGCCAGCCGTACCGTCAAGGCCGTGTATGCCGAGTTGCTGGTGCCGGTCACGAAGGACCTGGAAATGCAGCTGGCCATCCGCCGCGACGATTACAGCCTGGTGGGCGCGACGACGAATCCGAAAGTGGCCTTCCGCTACCAGCCGACCGACTTCCTGCTGTTCCGCGGTTCGGCCAGCAAGGGTTTCCTCGCGCCAAGCTTCCAGCAGCTGTATTCCGGTTCGCTGAGCCAGGAATTGCCGAACGGCGTGGTCGACCAGGAAGGCTGTGCCAAGCATCCGGGCGTGCCCGAATACTGTGCCATCGACCGCCTCGACTACAAGACGGGTGGTAATACGAACCTGAAGCCGGAAACGTCGAAGCAGGGCAGCGTCGGTTTTGTCATCGAGCCATTCAAGGGATATTCGGCCTCGTTCGACTACTGGGCCATCAATACCAAGGACCGCATCCTGAACCGCACGCCGCAAATCGTGCTGGCCAACTACCAGGCGCTGAACCAGTACATCCACCGCAATCCGGACGGCACCATCGAGTACGTGCAGGCGGGCTGGATCAATGCGGCAGGCAGCCGCGTGCGTGGCCTCGACGTGGGCTTGCGCGGCGAAGGCAAGATCGCGGACGCGAAATGGACGGCGACCCTGGACGGCACGTATATGGACAGCTTCAAGTTTGCGGAATATCAAGGCCAGGAATACCAGGAACTGGTCGGCAAGTTTTATACACGCGATCTGTACTTGCGCTGGAAACACAATGCCAGCTTCGGCGTGTCGCGCGGCGACTGGAGCGGCTTGCTGATCCAGAGTTTTTCGTCGGGCTACAAAGACCAGGTACCGAATAATGGCAAAGGCGCGCCGCCACCGGGCTTCAAGCCGGACGTGTCCAGCTACACCACGTATAACTTGTCGGGCACGTACACGGGCTTTAAAAATACGACGATTACCGTGGGCATCCAGAACCTGTTCGACCGCGATCCGCCTTTCACCGCACACAACGTGGATGAAGTGGTGGGCGCCGGCTGGGATCCGCGCGTGGCCGACCCGCGCGGCCGTTCGCTGTCATTCCAGCTGAAGTACAAGTTCATGTAA